The nucleotide sequence ACTTAATAAATCAATTGTGATTGCTCAGGAAGCTGGGGAAGAAGTCCGCCGCAATGCGCAAAAGGAAGCGAAGCTGATTATCAAGGAAGCGGAAAAGAACGCCGACAGGATCATCAATGAATCCTTATCCAAGGCACGTAAAATTGCTTTGGAAATCGAAGAGTTAAAGAAGCAGTCTAAAGTATTCAGGACAAGATTCAAGATGCTGATCGAAGCGCAGCTTGATATGCTGAACACCGATGATTGGGATCATCTGCTTGAATATGAATTGGATTCAACAGAATTGAAGGCTTCAGCTAGGGAAGAAGAAGATTCACTGGCTTGACGGAGACACGTTCTTTCGCATATAATTTCATAACAAAGTGCAATACATGACAGAAACGGTGACAGGGACAGTATGGCGTTCCAGTTGCTTGCTTTTCAGCGAATTGGGGATGGTGGAAGCCCATTGCAAGCGGATAGCCAGAAAATCACCCTATAGTTCCGAGCTGAACATCCGGAAAGGATAATTAAGCGCAGGCGTGACATTCGCGTTAAGAATGCTAAGAGGACAGGATGATTAATATCTTGTCTATTTAGGGTGGTACCGCGGGATTAAACAACCTTCTCGTCCCTTTTCAGGGATGAGGAGGTTTTTTTTATTTCCATGATCCGTGTATCTCATGATTGCAACGGTTAATTTAGGAGGATCAATTTAATGGAGTACAAAGACACTTTACTCATGCCGAAAACCGAGTTTCCGATGCGCGGAAATCTTCCGAACAGGGAACCGGAAATCCAGGCCAAATGGGAAGAAATGAGCATCTACGAAAAAGTTCAGAAACACACAGAAGGGCGTCCGCTTTTCATCCTTCATGATGGACCTCCATATGCTAATGGAGACATCCATATGGGGCATGCACTTAATAAAATTCTCAAAGATTTTATCGTCCGTTATAAATCAATGAGCGGTTTCTGCTCTCCGTATGTTCCAGGCTGGGACACACATGGTTTGCCAATCGAGCAGGCACTCACGAACAAAGGTGTAAAACGCAAGGAAATGACGGTCGCTGAGTTCAGGAAGCTTTGTGAAGAGTATGCTTACGAGCAAATCAACAATCAGCGCGAACAATTCAAGCGTTTAGGTGTAAGAGGTGACTGGGAAAACCCGTACATCACACTGAAACCTGAGTATGAGGCACAGCAAATCAAAGTATTTGGCGACATGGCCAAAAAGGGATACATCTACAAGGGCAAAAAGCCTGTTTACTGGTCACCGTCAAGTGAATCTGCACTTGCAGAAGCTGAGATCGAGTATCAGGATAAGCGTTCTGCATCTATCTATGTTGGCTTCCCTGTTAAAGATGGCAAAGGAGTTCTTGATCAGGATGTTGAAATCATCAT is from Mesobacillus boroniphilus and encodes:
- a CDS encoding DivIVA domain-containing protein gives rise to the protein MPLTPLDIHNKEFNKGFRGYDEDEVNEFLDNVIKDYELIIREKKELEEKLNEMNSRLGHFTNIEETLNKSIVIAQEAGEEVRRNAQKEAKLIIKEAEKNADRIINESLSKARKIALEIEELKKQSKVFRTRFKMLIEAQLDMLNTDDWDHLLEYELDSTELKASAREEEDSLA